AACATGTGATTCACACAGTCGGCCCTGTCTGGCGCGACGGCAAGCACAACGAGCCGGAATTACTCGCCTCATGTTATCGTAATTCTCTCAACCTCGCGAAGGAACACGGCCTCAAAACCATCGCTTTTCCGTCCATCTCCACCGGTGTCTACAGATTTCCCATCGAATTAGCAGCACCGATAGCCTTTAAGATGGCGCAGGAATTTATCACTCAGAGCCCCAACGCCTTAGAGAAAATCATCTTCGTCCTTTTCTCCGCGCAGGATCTGCGGGTTTATGATAGTATATATTAGGAAGGAGAATTAAAAAAATGGATCAGATAATTCAGAGGGGTAAAATATGAAACATCCACGAAGTCTTACGCTTAAACTTAAGAGTACGCCTATAGAAGTCAAAAATTACTTGAACGAACTTGAAAAAGAAAATGCCAGTCTTCAAAGAAATATTGCTAAATATCAGGTAAAAAATTTAACTTAACAAAACGAAATAAAGGCGCTTAAGAAAATGCGACCGACTCCATCAGAATATGTAATTCGTCATATAAGTGAAAAATAAGGTGACAGTATACTTAATTCCCTAGTCACCCTTCCTCAAAAGGAAAGATAAATTTCTAGCTTGCTATGACGACCAGGCAATCTGGTGAGCAAAGAGCCGATTTATGACGCAGGGCCGATATATCGGCCCGAGTAATAAAGAAAGGCCGAGCGAACCGATTGACTGGTCGTCGAGTGAATTACTTGTGACAGCTACCTAATTCACCCCACCCAGAAGAGGGAATCAGGAAGCAGTCACCGTAATTCACCGATTATTCATTGACACCCGCCGCTATTTAAGGTATAATCTCCCGAAATCCGTAATTCCCAATAAAATAAGAGAAGGAGTGTTTCTATGTACGCCGTAATAATGACAGGCGGGAAGCAATATAAGGTCGAAAAGGGCGCGACGATCACGGTCGAGCGCCTGACGCATCCCGAAAAAGACAAAGAAGTTACGATAAAAGAAGTGCTCATGGTCCATGACGGCAAGGAAGTCAAGTTCGGCAAGCCTTTCCTCAAGGACGCCAAGGTGGTCGCGGACGTCGTATCCGACTTCAGGGGCAAGAAGCTGATGTCCTATAAATACAGAAGGCGGAAGGACTCGCACTGGAAGAAGGGCCACCGCCAGGAGTTGACGAAACTTAAGATAAAAGAGATAAAGGTTTAGGAGGAGACGATGGCTCATCATAAAGGACAAGGTTCAACAAGAAACGGCCGGGACAGCAATTCCCAGAGGTTAGGATTAAAGGCTTCAGGCGGGCAGAAGGTCACAGCCGGAAGCATTATAATAAGGCAGCGCGGGACCCCGTTTAAAGCGGGCATCAATGTCGGCAAGGGCAAAGACGACACGCTTTTCGCCTTAAAAGACGGAATTGTAACTTTCAAGTCCAAGACAGTCAGCATCCTGCCACAATAACAAGAAGCCGAAAGCCAAGGTGTTTGTAGATACCGCGAAGATCGAGGTCAAAGCAGGCCACGGCGGCGACGGTTGCTCGAGTTTGTATAAGGACAGGTATTCCCGTTACCCGGTCATGAACGGCGGGCCGGGCGGCAACGGCGGCAACGTCGTAATACGCGCGAACGAGAACATACACACCCTCCTGGACTTCCAATTCCGCAGGCATTTCAAGGCCCACAAAGGCGAGAACGGCTCATCCAATAACAGGAACGGAAAGACCGGGGAGGACTGCGTCATCGAGGTCCCGGTCGGGACTATCGTCGCGGATTTTAATAAGGGACATGTCTTAAGGGACCTGACCGCATCAGGAGAGAGTTTTATCGTCGCCAAAGGCGGCCTCGGCGGCCGAGGCAACGCCTGTAAAAAACCCGCGGCACCGGGCGAGCCCGGCGAAGAGAAGATACTCTCGCTCGAGCTGAAATTGATAGCCGATTGCGGGCTTCTCGGTTTTCCGAACGCCGGCAAATCTTCGCTCATCTCGTTCATCTCCAAAGCCAAGCCGAAGATCGCGGCGTACCCGTTCACTACGTTACAGCCGGTGCTCGGCATAGTCGAATATGATGACGGCCGCCATTTTAAGATAGCCGATATCCCGGGCCTGATCGAAGGAGCGCATGAAGGCAAAGGGCTCGGCCATAAGTTCCTTAAGCATATCGACCGCACAAAAATACTGGTGCATATTATTGACATGGCCGGGGTGGACGGCAGGGACCCGCTCGAGGATTACAAGATATTAAATAACGAATTGAAGCAATACGGCGCAAGCGCGGAGAAGAAACCGCAGATTTTAGTCGCCAACAAGATGGATATCGCCGCGGCGAAAAAGAACCTAAAAAGGTTTAAAGAAAAAATAAAAAAGGATATAATACCTATATCGGCAAAGACCGGCGACGGCACAGAGGAACTCGTTGAATTGATAGTGGAAAAACTGGATAAGACAGGATGAGGGAAAAATATCTTTCAAATTTGAAACTCGTAGTAGTCAAGGTCGGGACGTCTACATTGACGTCCAAGACCTCGCCCATGGACAGAAGCTCCATAAAGAGCATCTCCAGGCAGGTCTGCGAACTGCGCGATAAGGGAATAAAGGTCGTCCTCGTAAGCTCGGGCGCTATCGGCGCGGGCATGCACCTTCTGGGGCTTAAGTCCCGTCCGAAGACGCTCGAACACCTCCAGGCGGCCGCGGCGATAGGCCAGGCCCAGCTTATGAAGGCATATGACGAGTATTTCAAGGACCACGGCCGCAAGGTCGCGCAGGTGCTTTTGACGCGCGACGACCTCGAGGAGAGGAAGAGATACACGAGCGTAAAGAACACGATACACACCATTCTTGAATACGGCGCCGTCCCTATCATCAACGAGAACGACACAGTCTCGGTCGACGAGATAAAATTCGGCGATAACGACACGCTCGCGAGCCTCGTGGCGAAATTGCTCGGGGCGGACCTGCTCATACTCCTTTCCGACGTCGACGGCCTCTACTGCCACATGGAAAATAAGGAAGTCATCGATGTGGTCGAGGAGATAGACGGCGGCATAGAAAAACTCGCCTGCGGCACCGACAAGGAGACATGCGTCGGCGGGATGTCGACTAAGATAAAGGCCGCGAAGACGGCCACCGAAGCCGGCATTCCCATGGTCATAGCCAACGGAAAGACCGAAGATATCCTGACCAGGATCGTAAACAAGGAAAAGGTCGGGACCGTATTTATTCCCCGGAAGAGGAGCCAGTCCTAGATGAGCGGCTTGAAAAACGATATGATTGCTATTGCCCGGGACGCGAAGAAGGCGTCTCTCCTCATGGGCCATATCTCATCCGCGGTAAAAGAGAAGGCGCTGCTCGCGATGGCGGACGGGCTCGAGGAGAACAAGTCCGCCGTATTTGCCGCGAACAAAAAGGACGTGAAAGCGGCCGCGGCGAAGAAATTAAGCCCGGCGTTCATAGACCGGCTCACATTGAACGAGAAACGTATAAAGTCCATGGCCGCATCCCTTCGCCAGGTCGCCTCCCAGCATGACCCGATCGGCGAGGTGATAAAAATGTGGACGCGCCCGAACGGCTTATGGATAGGGAAATTAAGGGTGCCGCTCGGCGTGATCGGCGTCATATATGAATCGCGGCCGAATGTCACGGCCGATTGCATAGGGCTATGCCTTAAGGCGGGGAACTGCGCGATATTGCGCGGCGGGAGCGAGGCTATAAATTCAAATATCGCCATCTTCGATATCCTTAACGGCGCGGCAAAAGAGAACGGTATACCTGACGGGGCTATCAGCCTGGTGAAGACGACCGACAGGAAGGCCGTCCATATACTCCTGACTTTAAGCGATTACGTCGACCTGATAATACCCCGCGGAGGCGAGAGCCTGATAAAGGAAGTCGCCCAACGTTCGAAGATCCCCGTCCTCAAGCACTATAAGGGGATATGCCACGTCTATGTGGACGAGGACGCGGACCTCAATATGGCTGAGAAGATATGCTTCAACGCCAAGGTCCAGAGGCCTTCGGTCTGCAACGCGATGGAGACCCTCCTGGTAAACGAGGACGTCGCGGCGAGGTTTTTGCCTTCGATGGCAAAGAAATACAAAGAGGCGGGCGTCGAGATAAGGGGCTGCCCTATGACCCGGAGGATCGTCAAAGGGATAAAGGCCGCAACCGAGAAAGATTGGTCGACCGAATACCTCGGCCTGATAATTTCGATAAAGGTCGTCAAGGGCCCGCATGAGGCGATCGAGCATATAAACAAATACGGCACGAAACTCTCGGATGCCATCGTGACCGAGAATTACCATAACGCGGTCGAGTTCCTCCGCAAGGTCGACTCGGCTGCGGTCTATGTCAACGCCTCGACGCGTTTTACCGACGGCGGCGAGTTCGGGTTCGGCGCCGAGATAGGCATCTCGACCGACAAGTTCCACGCCCGCGGCCCTGTCGGGGTAGAGGAACTCACAAGTTACAAATATATAATCTACGGCGACGGGCAGGTAAGGGAGTGACATCATGCGTATAGGCATACTCGGCGGCACGTTCAATCCCATCCACGTCGGCCATCTCGTCCTGGCCGAAGAGGCGAGGGAGAAGCTCAACCTCGATAAGGTGATATTCGTCCCGGCGTATATACCGCCTCATAAGAAGGACGAGGAGCTCGCCGAGCCGAACGACAGGTTCAAGATGGTTGAGCTGGCGCTTAGGGGTAATTCGGATTTCGAGGTATCGTCGTTCGAAATCGACGCGAAGACGACTTCTTATTCGGTGGAGACACTGAAGGCCTTCAAGCAGAAATACGGCGAGGAGACCAAGCTCTTTTTTATAACCGGCGCGGATTCACTGGGCGAGATATATTCATGGAAAGAGATCGACCAGATATTCAAGCTTTCGAATTTCATCGTGGCCAACCGCCCGGGATACGACATAGGGAACGTCCCGAACGGCATCGATGTTGTCACGATCACTTCGCTGGAGATCTCATCTTCCCTTATAAGGAAGAAGCTAAGGGAAGACAAGTCGATAAGGTATCTTGTCCCCGAACCCGTAAGGGAATATATAATAGCCCGAAGGCTTTACAGATAACGGAGGAAGACGATGAGGAACTATTACGTTACGCCTGAAGGCAGGCTCCGCAAGGATATACCCGTCGAGGAATTCCGCCAGGCCCTGGCGGCGGAGAAATCGTTGCTTTGGGTGGATATGGAAGCCCTCGAGGACGACGATATAGAGATACTGATGGACGTATTCGGCCTCCACCCGCTGACCATAGAGGACTGCATAATGGTCAACGCCAGGCCGAAAGTCGAGGATTTCCAACACTACCTCTCCCTCGTGACCCAGGGCGTAAGGACAAACGACGAGACGAAGAAGATAGAGGTCTTTGAGGTGGATTTTTGCCTCGGGAAGAACTATCTTATAACCGTCCATACCGACGCGATCAAGCCTATAACCCTTAACCTCGAGAGGGTCGATAAAGGTTCGCCTATAATAAAAAGGGGCGGAGATTTCCTCATGTGCTCCATACTGGAGTCGCTCGCTGACAGCTATTATCCCCTCGTCGACCAGTTCGACAAGCGGGTCGATGAGATGGAAGCGGAGCTCTTCAAGGACCCCACGACAAAGACCTTCAACCAGATATACAGGCTCAAGAACGACACAATGCTCCTGCGCCGGACGATAGGCCCGCAGGCCGACATCTTCTCCATCATGACCCGCGGGGACTTCCCGCTCATCCTGCCGGCCAATTACGTATATTACAGGAACGTCTTCGACCACCTGGTGAGGATAAATGATATCGTCGGCACCTCGCGCGATATCGTCACAGGCGCGCTCGAGGCATACGTATCCATCGTCTCAAACAGGCTGAACGAAGTAATGAAGGTCCTGACTCTCCTGGCCACTGTTATGATGCCGTTCATAGTCATCCCGAGCATCTACGGCATGAACCTGAAGTTCCTGCCTTTTTCTCAGCATGAGAACGGCCTCTTCTTCATACTGGCATTCACCCTCGCGTTGACTGTAATCATGGTTTTATACCTGAAGAATAAGAAATGGTTATGATAAACGAGCTTAAGGTATTCTGGCCGCTCCTGATAGCGATAGGAGTCCTGTTGGTCCTGTCGGCTTTCTTTTCTATGTCGGAGACGGCGCTCATATCCTTGAACAAGATACGTTTGCGCCATTTGATGTCAAAGGGAAACAAGAAGGCGAAGCTGGTATACTCCCTCATCTCCAATCCCGACCGTTTTATCACAGGGATACTCGTGGGGAACAATATCGTTAATACCGCGATATCAGTCCTCATCGCCTTTGTGCTCATACGTATATTCGGGGAAGACGTGGGAATGGTGCTCGCCACCGTAATAGGCGCTACCCTCCTCGTGGTCTTCGGCGAGATAATCCCGAAGGTCTTCGCTGTGCAGCACTCGGAGAAGACCTCGCTGGGACTTGCCGTCCCGCTGAAATTCGTCCTTGCGGTCCTGGCGCCTGTCGCCCGTATCTTTTACGGCCTCGGCAACGGCATAATCAAGGCCTTCGGCGGCGAGCCGAAGCGTGCCCCGCTCATCACCGAGGAGGAGATAAGGCTCATGATAGAGCTGGGCAAGGAAGAAGGCGTCCTCGGCGATGAGGAGCGCAAGATGCTCCACAGGATATTCGAGTTCGGCGATACGCTCGTCAGCGAAGTCATGATCCCGAAAGAGAAGATAATAGGAATAGACGTCGATGCCTCGGCCGAGGAGCTGCTCGATCTCCTGGTGGAAGAAGGCCACGCGAGGGTGCCGGTCTATAAGGGCTCGATCGACCGTATAGAAGGGATCCTCTACGCGCGGGACCTTCTCTATATCTGGCAGAACAAAGGCCTGGTCATAATACCGGACCTGCTGCACCAGCCGTATTTCATACCGAAGAACAAACGTGTCAGCGATTTGCTTAAGGATTTCCAGCGGATGCGGATACAGATGGCGATAGTCGTGGACGACAAGAAACAGACGATCGGCCTCATAACCCTGGAAGACCTTATAGAGGAGATAGTGGGGGAGATAGACGAGTCACTGGAATGAAAGGCGCCCGCTTTGTGGCGGGTCATCTTTATCCCGCACCCTACAAAAGGTGCGGGGTTGACAGCGATTTAGAGGTGTGGTAGACTAGAGTCATTCCAAAACCTTACAGGAGGTGCTAGATGGAAGGTTATTGCGTTAAATGCAAGAAGAAGCAGGAAATGAAAGACACAATGAAGCAGAAGATGAAGAATGGCCGCGAAGCGATGAAGGGTAAATGCCCGGTTTGCGGCACGGGAATGTACAGGATACTTGGAAAGTAAGACAGAGCCCAGATCAAAAGCTGTACTGATAGCTGAGACCGCAAAAGAGAAGAAGGCTGAAGACATAGTATTGTTGGACGTGAGCAGGGTGTCCGCGTTCTGCGATTATTTTATCGTTATGACCGCGAACAACACCCGCCAGGTCAAGGCTATATCGGATGAGATAGAAGATAAGCTGGAGGAGGAGGGTTACCGCCTCTGGCACAGGGAGGGCGACAGGGAATCGAGCTGGTTGCTGCTCGATTTCGGGAATTGCGTCGTCCATATCTTCGATCCGGAAGCCAGAAGGTTCTATGGCCTCGAAAGCTTATGGGGTGACGTACCCCGCGAGAATCTCGGCTAGTATTGGATATCCTTAAATGCCACCCGCATCCCTGCGGGTGGCATTATATTTAGGAGAGGTATGATAGAGACCCGGATACTTGAATTTCTCGATAAGAATTTAGGCGCGGCAGAGAAGATCAAAGGCCTTTACGCCCGGGACCTGCTCTGCCTCGAGAACCCCAAGGACCCGGCGCACGGGGATATCTCGACGAATATCGCCTTCAGGCTAGCCAAGCCGCTTAAGGTGAATCCGGCCGACTTGGCTAAAGAGATCGCCAAGGCGCTCACCGGCGCCCTCGCGTCCTCGCCGCTCAAAGGCGAGGTCGACGCCATAGAGCCGCTTAACGGTTTTATAAACATAAGGCTTTCGGCCCAGGCGCTGCGCCAGATACTAAAGGATATAAAGTCCGGGAAAGAAAAATTCGGTTGTAACGATTCCGGGAAGGGGAAGAAGATACAGGTAGAGTTCGTCAGCGCGAACCCGACAGGCTCGCTTAGCGTCGCGCACGCGCGCCAGGCCGCATTCGGCGATTCGCTGGCGAATATAATCAGGGCCAACGGCCATGAAGTTACCCGCGAATATTATATAAACGACGAAGGCGTCCAGATAACGATACTCGGCCAGTCGATATACGCCAGGTACAGGCAGGAGATAGGCGACCAATATGAATTACCGGAGAACGGCTATAAGGGCGAGTATATAAAGGAGATGGCCGAAGAGTTCCGCAAGGAACACGGCGATAAATATAAAGCAGGGACGCCGGAGGACTTAAAGGTATTTTCAGAGTGGGGTTGCGATTATCTCCTGAAGGAGATCAAGCAGGAGCTCCTGGATTTCGGCGTGCTCTTCGACGTCTGGTTCAGCCAGAAGGCGCTCGGCGCGTCCGGTAAGATAGAGAAGACGCTCAGTCTTCTCAGGGAGAAAGGGTTATTATACGAGGCGGAAGGCGCGCTCTGGTTCAAGTCCACGCAATTCGGCGATGACAAGGACAGGGTTGTCAAGAAGAGCGACGGCACATACACATATGTCACGCCGGACATCGCCTATCACAAGGATAAATTCGAGCGCGGGTTCTCGCGGGTCATCGACATTCTGGGGCCGGACCATCACGGATATATAAACAGGATAAAAGCCGCGGTCCAGGCGCTCGGCTACCCGGCCTGCGCGGTATCTATAATAATAATACAGCTGGCGACATTATATAAGAACGGGCAGCCGGTGAAGATGTCCACACGGGCCGGCGAGTATATAACTTTACGGGAGGTCCTCGATGAAGTAGGGAAAGACGCGGCGCGGTTCTTTTTCCTGATGAGAAAAGCGAACGCCCACCTCGATTTTGACCTCGAACTCGCGAAGAAGCAGACGCCCGAGAACCCGGTCTATTATGTCCAGTACGCGCACGCGAGGATATGCAGCATACTCGCCTTGTCGAAATTACCGGACGGGGATATTGCGGGCGCGGACCTCAAGCTGCTCGGCGCGCCGGAGGAGTTGAATTTATTCAAAGAGTTGAGGCAGTTCCCGCAATCGGTGAAACTTGCCGCGCAGGAGCTCGACCCTTACAGGATAATAACATATCTGCAGGAATTGGCGGCTTGCTTCCATAAATTCTACGAGGCGAACAAGGTCATCTCGGACGACGCGGAGCTCAGCCGCGCGAGGATCTATCTCGTTTCATGCGTCAAGCAGGCCCTCGCCAACGGCCTGACCCTGCTCGGAGTCTCCTGTCCCGCGAAAATGTAAACCCGATTCGGTGACAGTATACTTATCTCCCGATAATTAAGTATACTGTCACCATAATTATCTAAAGCTATGTTCGAATCGCTAAAGCTATATAAGAATGAGGAATTGAGCCTCAATAAGGTGCACGGGCAGCTGGTCGAGCTGGGTTATGCGCGCCGGCCGAAGGTAGCCGAACAGGGGGAGTTTGCCCAGCGCGGCGGCATCCTCGACATCTTCCCTGTGACTTTCGACGAGCCGGTGCGCCTCGAGTTCGACGCGGACAGGCTCGCGCATATCAAATCATTTGATATCGCAACCGGCACTTCTTTCCTCGACCACCAGATGGCGATCATCCTTCCGGCCAAGGGCATTGTGCCGCGAAAACTAAAGACTCGCCGCATCCCGGGCGTCGAGATCTCCGAAGACCTGCCGATAAGCAACTTCGTCGACATATCCCCGGGCGATCACGTCGTCCACGTGAAACACGGCATAGGCCGGTATAAAGGGATAGAGCGCGTAAAAGAGCCCAAAGGCGTCATCGATTATATCGTCATAGAATACGCCGAAGGCGCGAAACTTTTCGTCCCGATGCCGGAGATGAACCTAGTCCAGAAATATATAGGGTTCGAGGGCAGGCCTCCGAAACTATACAAACTCGGGACCAGGGCATGGGCGCTGGCCAAGGCCCGCGCGCAAAAAAGCATCTATTCGCTCGCGTTGGAATACATCGAGATCCAGGCGAAGCGCGAGGCGTTGAAGGGTTTCGCCTTTTCGAAAGATACGGACTGGCAAGCGGAGCTCGAGAGGTCGTTCCGGTTCAAGGACACGCCGGCGCAGGCCAGGGCCGCGCAGGAGATAAAACGCGACATGGAAAGCCCGAAGCCGATGGACAGGCTCGTCTGCGGCGACGTGGGATACGGAAAGACCGAAGTCGCCCTGCGCGCCGCGTTCAAGGCCGTCACGGACAATAAGCAGGTCGCGATGCTCGTGCCCACGACCATCCTTGCCGAACAGCATTACGCGACATTCAAGGAGAGGATGGAGAAATACCCGGTGAATATCGAGATGCTCTCGCGTTTCAGGAGCGGGACAGAACAAGGCGCGATAATCGCCGGCGTAAAAGACGGATCGGTCGATATCATAATAGGGACGCACCGGCTCCTCTCGCACGATGTCGCGTTCAGGGAGCTCGGCCTGGTAATAATCGACGAGGAACAGAGGTTCGGCGTAAAACACAAGGAGCGGTTGAAGAGGATGAGGCTCCTGGTCGATGTTCTGACGCTTACGGCCACGCCGATCCCGCGCACCCTCTACATGTCGCTGATGGGAATAAAAGATATGTCGGTGATCGACACCCCGCCCGAGAACAGGATACCGGTCGCGACGAAAGTCGCGGAGTTCGACGAGCGGATAATAAAAGAAGGGATAAAGCGCGAGCTCAAACGCGGCGGCCAGGTCTTTTTCGTGAATAACAGGATACAGGGGTTGAATAAACTGGCGGAGCGGTTGAGGGAGATCGTCCCGGGGGCCAGGGTGGAGGAGGCGCACGGGCAGATGCCGGCGCACGAACTGGAGAATATAATGGTCGGGTTCATAAAAGGCAGGATAGATGTGCTAGTTTCCACCGCTATAGTCCAATCCGGCATAGATATCCCCAACGCGAACACGATATTCGTTAACCGCGCCGATATGTTCGGACTCGCCGACCTCTACCAGTTGAGGGGCCGGGTGGGCAGGTATATAGTCCAGGCCCATTCATATTTTCTTTATCCCAAGGGGTGGCAATTGCCCAAGGACGCCGAGGCGAGGCTTAAAGCGATCGAGGAGCATACCGAGCTCGGTTCCGGCTTCAAGATAGCGATGGAGGACCTTGAACTGCGCGGCGCCGGAAACCTTTTGGGTACGGAACAGCACGGGTTTATCCAGGCGATAGGTTTTGACCTTTACTGCAGGCTGCTGAGGAGCACGATAGCCGGTCTCCGAAAGGGCTTGCCTATCCGGAGCCGGTTATGATATATTATTCCAAATACTTACCAGAGAGAAGATAATGACGGAAAGGCCTATGATAAAAATCCATATTGCAGCGCTGCTCTTAGCCGCGGTTTTTGTGTTCCCCGGATGCGGTAATGCGAAATCGAAGCCCCTCGCGACCGTTGACGGCAAGGCCATTACGGTCGGGGATTTCGAGAAGAGGCTTTCCAAGATGCCGGCTTACTATAAGACGCTCGCGGGCGAGCGTAAAAAGGATTTCCTCGATGATATGATAAATGAGCAGCTTATCTATAAGGAAGCGCTCAAACGGGGCATCAACAGAGAGCGAGAGGTAAAGGATCTTTTGGACGAGGCGAAGCGTAAGATACTTATAGCTAAACTGATGGAAACGGAAGTCAAGAAGTCCGCGGTCTCCGAAGACAAGATAAAGGAGTTCTACGAGTTGCACAAGGACGATTTTGTCACGCCGCTTAAGCTGCGGGCGAGCCATATAATGGTCGATACAGAAGACGAGGCCAACGAAGTCCTCCGGAAGCTGAAAGACGGCGGCGATTTCGCGCAGTTGGCTAAGCAATATTCGAAGGACCCCTCGAAAGGGAGGGGCGGCGACCTGGGCTATTTCATAAAAGGGCAGCTGATGCCCGAGATAGAAGAGGTCTGCTTCAAGCTCGAGGTCGGCCAGACGAGCGATATAATCAAGACGAAATTCGGCTACCACATAATAAAACTGACCGACAGGATCGAGCCGAGGGCGGTGGAACTCTCCGAGGTCAGGGACGCCATAGAAAAAGAGTTGAAGGATAGGGCCCAACAGCGGACGCTCGATGATCTTGTCAAGAACCTGAGGTCGAAAGCGCACGTCAAGATAAACGAAAAGCTGTTGGAAGCGGGGCCGGATAAATGAGGACAGGGATAAGCATGTTATTGTTGGTCCTTGCATTGGGGCTGCATCCCCAGGCCCTTTGCCAGACGACCGGCGCCGTTAACAAGATACTTGCGGTCGTGAACGACGAAGTCGTAACCGAGACAGACCTTGATGCGGCCCTCGGTTCGAGTATCGAGGAGTTAAAGAAGGAATTTTCGGGAGACGAGCTTAAGGCGAAGACGGAAGAGGTGCGCAAGGAACTCCTGAAGCAGATGATAGAGGACAGGCTGATACTCCAGGAAGCGAAAAAATATAAGATTAACGTTGATGATTTCGAAGTGGAGCAAAGGCTGAAAGACGTAAAATCGCGTTTCCCCTCGGAAGACGCCTTTTATTCCGAGGTCGAGAGGTCCGGTGTCTCGACCGACATCCTGAAAAAGCGCTATAAGGAAAATATAATGATGTCCAAGCTCGTGAACCAGCAGGTAAGGGAGAAGATAGTCGTTACTCCCACCGAGATAGAGAGTTATTACAAAAAACATTCGGCAGAACTGAAGGCGCCGGAATCGGTCCATCTCTTCGGTATCGTCATCCGTTTCGATGCGGGAAGCACCGAGGACGACATCAAGCAGAAAGCGGAAGATGTGGTAAAACTCGCCAGGGAAGGCCGCGATTTCAACGAACTGGCCAAGGTTTACTCGCAGGGCGCAAAGGCGCAGGAGGGCGGGGACTTCGGAATTGTCGAGAGAGGGCAAATGCGCGGGGATTTCGAGAATGTCATATTCGTTTTAAAACCGGGTGAGATCAGCGACCCGGTAAAGACCGATGCAGGATATTTTATCTTCAAGGTATACGAGAAAAAAGAGAGTTACGTGCGGCCGCTCCAGGAAGCGCGCAGCGATATAGAGGATATAATATACAGGGATAAGGCCCAAAAGCGGTATCAGGACTGGATAGAGAAACTGAAACGCGATGCTTTTATACAGGTCAAGTAATACCCGCAGGCAGCCGCGTCCGCGGGTCGCCGTAACCATCGGCGACCCTTTTGGCGTAGGGCCCGAGATAGTATTAAAGATGTTGGCAAGCCGCAAATTACGCAGGCTTGCCGATTTTATTATTGTCGGCGACAGTTCGGTCATTAACGCCGCGTTAAGGCTCCCCGGAGTCCCGGCAGAGCTCCCTCGGGGAGTCTCGGTGTCAGACCCGCATATAATCGCTCCCAGCAAGGTGAAATTCGGCCGCCAGTCCAGGCTTTCCGGCGAGGCCTCGCTGGCCTATCTCGATCTCGCCCTCAAGC
The nucleotide sequence above comes from Candidatus Omnitrophota bacterium. Encoded proteins:
- a CDS encoding peptidylprolyl isomerase; the encoded protein is MRTGISMLLLVLALGLHPQALCQTTGAVNKILAVVNDEVVTETDLDAALGSSIEELKKEFSGDELKAKTEEVRKELLKQMIEDRLILQEAKKYKINVDDFEVEQRLKDVKSRFPSEDAFYSEVERSGVSTDILKKRYKENIMMSKLVNQQVREKIVVTPTEIESYYKKHSAELKAPESVHLFGIVIRFDAGSTEDDIKQKAEDVVKLAREGRDFNELAKVYSQGAKAQEGGDFGIVERGQMRGDFENVIFVLKPGEISDPVKTDAGYFIFKVYEKKESYVRPLQEARSDIEDIIYRDKAQKRYQDWIEKLKRDAFIQVK